In Solanum lycopersicum chromosome 3, SLM_r2.1, the genomic stretch TAAACTACTAGTTTGCTATGCGGAAATTGGccaaaaaatttacatatttccaCAAGTCATAACAATGAAAACTTTAAGCTAAAGAGTAATTACAAGTCCTGTTTTCACAATCAAAAGCTCATCAAGTAGAAGTGGCTCCTTTGAAGATGAGGAAGTTAAGAGTCTCCAAGGTGAAATAGATAAATGTTCCTTTAGTATGAGTGAAGAAACATCCAAATTTTGATCCCACCACACACTGCCAGCCACCCCCATATTTCTTGTCAAACTCCTGCATATATACAACcataaacttacataaaaaaaaatgaatgaaaactCGAAAATTTTATTACTACTCATAATATCTTTCAACCATTTTCCACACATTGCTTTACATTCACGTCTCAATCTGTGTGATTGTCCCACTTAGTTGTATCGTATGCACgtaaaaattcttttt encodes the following:
- the LOC109119892 gene encoding dynein light chain 1, cytoplasmic, encoding MLEGKGVIEDTDMPVKMQIQAMRWASQALDVYDVLDYRSIAAHIKKEFDKKYGGGWQCVVGSKFGCFFTHTKGTFIYFTLETLNFLIFKGATST